The Musa acuminata AAA Group cultivar baxijiao chromosome BXJ1-3, Cavendish_Baxijiao_AAA, whole genome shotgun sequence genome window below encodes:
- the LOC135615339 gene encoding uncharacterized protein LOC135615339 — translation MVDSVNVVLEFLKKNRFTNAEAALRGELNARPDLNGFLQKHLAEEKEVGRTVGEVDSVRQQSTSSQIAESSKEFVVKEIEVGGIGNGFGSKKGCGLGQGRESGSVDLYPWNFISTANTSSVSKNTGTGNNFADILISEEPKHRRGSFVLEKRDRAVGVEPDWPVEQRVSYDMDMDKTDVEVKPNISQVIDHKDQTAYCQGHFLDDPWVKSGDPGCSVKTVFPFPMDNASSGYIGHASERREFKHKINSDDIRESTKEELDAVSRSSFDGKSLDSAEQIFFKNFDGPVSGGHHRDELPRLPPVRLKSEDKLVNLQWEEKADCHESGMKPSNADTTFMIGSYLDVPIGQEINSSGGRRTIGSNWLSVSQGIAEDTSDLVSGFATVGDESLDYPNEYWDSDEYDDDDDIGYTRQPIEDETWFLAHEVDCPSDNEKGTGHGSVLDHQDQAPIKDEDDTSFAEEDSYLSGEQYLPTKNVEQVAISAGSMGHKMLEMYDKTDESDLIAHYDGQLMDAEELSLMRSEPVWQGFVTQNNELMMLDNGKGPNDVGRSHQENPFTEDDQHGSVRSIGVGINSDAAEIGSEVRESLVGGSSEGDTDFFPDHGVSASGRSYHQNDTTDIDMHRPKREKMRGNKQDGDILACKNDISLSGVSTDGGFSFPPLLKTGSMLEADSGKSLSSSKTNADRSPDECANGIATEDMLATWRRKGSDSSPVKSSRDEEISDVARSRNSSASSGSNYGYAVTESISKGHHEANEISEEDRGATLEDEEAAALQDQIRQIKVQEEEFETFYLKIVHRKNRTGFEEDKNFHVVPNSVIAGRYHVTEYLGSAAFSKAIQAHDLHTGMDVCVKIIKNNKDFFDQSLDEIKLLKFVNKNDPADKYHILRLYDYFYYREHLLIVCELLKANLYEFHKFNRESGGEVYFTMPRLQSITIQCLEALRFLHGLGLIHCDLKPENILVKSYSRCEVKVIDLGSSCFETDHLCSYVQSRSYRAPEVILGLPYDKKIDIWSLGCILAELCTGNVLFQNDSPATLLARVIGIIGPIDRGLLAKGRDTYKYFTKNHMLYERNQETNRLEYLIPKKTSVRHRLPMGDQGFIDFIAYLLEVNPKKRPSASEALRHPWLSHPYEPISS, via the exons ATGGTGGACTCGGTGAACGTGGTCTTGGAGTTCTTGAAGAAAAATCGGTTTACCAACGCCGAGGCTGCTTTACGGGGGGAGCTCAATGCCCGACCAGATTTGAACGGGTTCCTTCAGAAGCACCTTGCTGAAGAGAAAGAAGTGGGAAGAACTGTTGGGGAAGTTGATAGTGTGAGGCAACAAAGTACCAGCTCGCAGATTGCTGAGAGTTCTAAAGAGTTTGTTGTAAAGGAGATTGAAGTAGGAGGGATTGGAAATGGATTCGGCAGCAAAAAGGGTTGCGGTCTTGGTCAGGGTAGGGAAAGCGGTTCGGTAGATCTTTACCCTTGGAATTTTATTTCCACTGCCAATACTAGTTCTGTTTCGAAAAATACTGGCACTGGAAACAACTTTGCTGACATCTTGATATCGGAAGAACCAAAGCATCGACGGGGTTCTTTTGTGTTGGAAAAGAGAGATCGTGCTGTTGGTGTTGAACCTGATTGGCCGGTGGAGCAAAGGGTTTCTTATGATATGGACATGGATAAAACTGATGTTGAAGTGAAGCCTAACATCAGCCAAGTTATTGATCATAaagatcaaactgcctactgtcaGGGCCATTTTCTTGATGATCCATGGGTGAAAAGTGGGGATCCCGGATGTTCTGTGAAGACAGTTTTTCCATTTCCCATGGATAATGCCTCGTCCGGTTATATAGGACATGCTAGTGAAAGAAGAGAGTTTAAGCATAAAATTAATAGTGATGACATTAGGGAATCAACAAAAGAGGAGCTAGATGCTGtgagcagatcatcctttgatgggAAGTCTCTAGATAGTGcagaacaaattttttttaagaattttgaTGGACCAGTTTCTGGTGGACATCACAGGGATGAGCTACCGAGGCTGCCTCCTGTACGGCTTAAATCTGAAGACAAATTAGTCAACCTGCAGTGGGAGGAAAAGGCTGATTGTCATGAATCTGGAATGAAGCCATCCAATGCTGATACTACCTTTATGATCGGATCTTACCTTGATGTCCCCATCGGGCAGGAGATCAACTCCTCAG gtgGCAGGCGAACAATTGGAAGCAATTGGCTGTCTGTAAGTCAAGGTATTGCCGAGGACACTTCCGATTTGGTATCTGGTTTTGCTACCGTTGGTGATGAATCACTTGATTACCCAAACGAGTATTGGGATTCTGatgaatatgatgatgatgatgatattggaTACACAAGACAGCCCATTGAAGATGAAACCTGGTTTCTGGCACATGAAGTTGATTGTCCAAGTGATAACGAAAAAGGAACAGGTCATGGGAGTGTGCTTGATCATCAGGATCAGGCTCCCATTAAAGATGAAGATGACACTTCTTTTGCTGAGGAAGACTCATACTTGTCAGGCGAGCAGTATTTGCCAACAAAAAATGTTGAACAAGTTGCTATTTCAGCAGGATCAATGGGTCATAAAATGCTAGAAATGTATGACAAAACAGATGAAAGTGATCTGATAGCTCATTATGATGGGCAGTTGATGGATGCTGAAGAACTAAGTTTGATGCGTTCGGAACCTGTCTGGCAAGGTTTTGTCACACAAAACAATGAATTGATGATGTTAGATAATGGGAAAGGCCCCAACGATGTTGGACGAAGTCATCAGGAGAATCCTTTTACAGAAGACGATCAGCATGGTTCAGTCAGGTCAATTGGTGTGGGAATAAATAGCGATGCTGCTGAGATTGGTAGTGAAGTTCGTGAGAGCTTGGTCGGAGGAAGTAGTGAAGGGGACACAGATTTCTTTCCTGATCACGGTGTCAGTGCAAGTGGCAGAAGTTATCATCAAAATGATACAACTGATATTGATATGCATAGACCAAAGAGAGAAAAGATGAGGGGAAATAAACAGGATGGTGACATTTTGGCATGTAAAAATGATATAAGCCTATCAGGAGTGAGCACTGATGGTGgcttttccttccctcctcttctGAAAACCGGAAGTATGCTGGAGGCTGATTCTGGCAAATCATTATCTTCAAGCAAAACCAATGCTGATCGTAGTCCTGATGAGTGTGCAAATGGCATAGCTACAGAGGATATGCTCGCCACTTGGAGAAGAAAAGGTAGTGATTCTTCTCCTGTAAAGAGCTCCAGAGATGAGGAGATTTCTGATGTGGCTAGATCAAGAAACTCGAGTGCATCATCAGGCTCGAACTATGGCTATGCTGTAACAGAGAGCATTAGTAAAGGGCACCATGAAGCCAATGAAATAAGTGAAGAAGACCGTGGAGCAACACTAGAAGATGAAGAAGCAGCAGCATTGCAGGACCAAATAAGACAGATAAAAGTTCAGGAGGAGGAATTCGAGACTTTCTATCTCAAGATAGTGCATCGGAAAAACAG AACTGGCTTTGAAGAAGACAAAAACTTTCATGTGGTTCCGAATTCTGTCATTGCTGGACGTTATCATGTTACTGAATATTTGGGTTCTGCTGCATTTAGCAAAGCTATTCAGGCACATGACTTGCACACTGGCATGGATGTTTGTGTGAAAATTATCAAGAATAATAAAGATTTCTTCGATCAGAGCCTTGATGAAATTAAGCTTTTGAAATTTGTCAACAAGAATGATCCTGCTGACAAGTACCACATCCTACGTCTGTATGATTATTTCTATTATCGG GAACACTTGTTGATAGTTTGTGAACTTCTCAAAGCCAACTTATATGAATTTCATAAATTCAACAGAGAATCTGGAGGAGAAGTTTATTTCACAATGCCTAGGCTTCAG TCAATTACAATCCAATGTCTGGAGGCACTTCGGTTTTTGCATGGTCTTGGTCTTATTCATTGTGATTTGAAGCCTGAGAATATATTGGTAAAGAGCTACAGCAGGTGTGAAGTTAAGGTTATCGACCTTGGTAGCAGCTGCTTTGAAACAGATCATTTGTGTTCTTATGTACAGTCACGATCTTATCGTGCTCCTGAGGTTATTTTGGGTCTCCCATATGACAAAAAGATAGACATTTGGTCACTGGGATGTATCTTGGCCGAGCTTTGCACCGGAAAT GTTCTCTTCCAAAATGACTCTCCTGCAACGCTGCTGGCTCGTGTGATTGGGATCATTGGCCCCATTGACCGAGGGTTGCTTGCAAAGGGACGTGATACATACAAATATTTCACAAAGAACCACATGTTATATGAAAGGAATCAG GAAACCAATCGGCTAGAATATTTGATCCCAAAGAAGACGTCAGTACGTCACCGGTTGCCAATGGGTGATCAAGGCTTTATCGATTTCATTGCTTATCTTCTGGAAGTAAACCCAAAGAAGCGACCAAGTGCCTCAGAGGCTCTGCGGCATCCATGGCTGTCCCATCCTTACGAACCAATATCATCTTGA